Below is a window of Gemmatimonadota bacterium DNA.
CCGCTTTACGGCCCCACGGAAGCCTGCGCAAGGCGTTTCCGACCGTCCCATGGCGACTCTCCATGGGTTGATACCAAGGAGTGGAGGGTCCTTCCAGGATCGCCCGGTCCATCCCTTCCATGACTTGGAATCCCGCGGCTTCGAGCGCGTGATTCACTTCCCCGAAGGTGGCGATGTCCTTCAGCGCAATGCCGCGCATGAGATCCTCCTTGATGGCCCGATGCCGGTCGTCCTTCGGATCGAACTTGCCCGTCAGGCACATTTCCTGCCCCCAGAACAGGGCACCGGGTTTTAGCACGCGGAATACCTCTCCGAAGGCGCGTTGCTTGTCTGGTGCATGGCACGTTGACTCTATGGCATAACCCCGGTCAAAGGTGTCGTCCTCAATGGTGCTCATGTCCATGAAGCTGCACGTCTCGAAATCGACCATGTGATCAAGCCCCGCCTCGGCGTTCAACCTCTTCGCCTCTTCCAACTGGATCTCATTGATGTTGATTCCTACAACCCTGACACCAGCCTCACGGACGACGCGGCGCATGGGGGCGCCGACTCCACAACCAACGTCGACCACCGTCATACCCTGTTGTAGCTCCAACTTGGAAATCATCAGCCGCTGATGCCGGACCTTGGACTCCTCCAGACTCTCATGAGGCGTGAGGGGCGCGAAGTGCAGGGACTGGCCCCAGCCCCACACCATGAACCCGCTACAAAGGTCGTAATAGTCTTTCACTGTTTCCGTGTGATCGTACCCGCCCGCGCCACCGGGCTCCAGCACCGCCCGGTCGAGCCAGCCGTCGAAGTGCTGCACTCGACGTGCGACGCCCGATCCCCGGTACGCATCTCTCAGCTCTCTTGACAGTTTGCACAGCCGCATTTCGTGGTGTTTTCCCCCGGCTCCACAAGGAGCCAAGTCGTCAGGTGAACAGCTCCCGTCTCTGCTGGGAGATGCGGAACTTCAGCTTCTTGCTCGGTTTCAGCGACGGGAACGGACTGAAACGGAGCTTGTGCTTGTACTTCGCCGGCGACACCTCAATCGTGAAGTAGTGCGCCAGCATCAGCAAGTTGGCCGCCAGGTGCAGCTCCATCCACCGGGTGCCGAGACACTTATGCGTGCCCAGCCCGTACGGGGCGTACCCGGGGCTTCGGTGTTCATGGCGCGACGGCAGGTAGCGGTCGATGTCGAACTTGTAGGGGTCGGGAAAGACCTCGCTCATGTAATGCGTGGCGGTCATGGCGATGTGGATCCGTTCCCCCATGGGCAGCTCGTAGTCCTCGACCACACACGTATTCATCACGTTTCGAATGGACATGGAGACGATCGGGTACATGCGCATGCACTCCATGAGGAAGCGGTGGGTAACGTCAATGTTGGCGGGGGTGAAATCCTCTCTCTCGGGGTCTCCCTTGGCGAACAGGGCATCTGCTTCGGCCTGGATTCTGGCGTAGAGGTCGGGCTGCGACGCCATGGCGTAGACTACGAGGCTAAACGTATCGCCGAGGTACACGCTGGCAATCAAGGCCGCGGAAAAGGAGAACAGCAGGTTGGACTCCGGGAGAAACTGCGGGTCGCTCGCGTGCAGGCTGAGGTAATCGTCCACCAGGTCCCGTGGGCTGTCCGCCCTTTGGGCGGGGGTATGGATGTCCTGGACCCGCTGCATCAGTGTGTCCAAGACTTTCGCCCGGCGTCTCATGCCCGGGGTGTTCAGCGTGAATCTGGGCAGGAGCTTGGCGACGTGCACGCTGAGGGCCCGTTCCTTGTACGCCATCAGGTCGTCCATGAGGTCCTGGGTATCGACGCCGATGAATAGTGGGGAGAGCTGGGCGTTCACCATCTCCCGGCACATGGACGTGGCGCGGTATGAGTCCCCAACCGTCAAGCTCGCCATGTACTTGCGCCCCCGATTGTAGAGCTGGTCCAGCTGTCCTCCCAGCCTCGCGGCAGAATAGGCGGGCGATAGGGACTTGCGAAGCCGGAAGTGATCGGCTCCGTCTAGGGCGGGCAGGACGCCGGACGCGCCGTAGACCTTCTCGAAGTCGCTGAAGTAGTCCCTGGCTCTCAGGTACATGCGCCCGCGCTTGTGCACCCAGCGGTTTGTCTCGAGTCCGGCCAGGAAGATCATGGGCTTCGAGAAGGGAGGGCGGATCTGGAACACCGGACCGTACTCCTCCGCAAGGTTCCCGAAGAGCGCGTTCAGGTTGCCGTCTCGACTATGCGGGTTCAGCAGCAGCTTGGGCAGCGAAACCGTCGGAATCTTCCTGGCAAGGGCAGGACGTCGAAGGGCTGGGCCGGCGAGGTTCTGAGAGACCGCAGAGGCGAGGGAGCGGCCGATCAGGTCCATCTTGCAGATGAACTCGATGCGCTCCTCCGCCTCGTCGTCGAGCTGGAATATGAAACGAAAGACGTCGCAGGTATTGACGAGGCAGATAATGATGACATCTCTCGGATCGGGAATCTCGTCGGTGAAGATGACCCTGCTGATCCGCGTTTTTATGAACTGGCCTGCAGTGCCCTCTTCCGACTTGCTGGACAGTTCTCCACGCCAGACGGTAGGAGCCAGTGTCCAGAATTCACCGTCGTGATATTCCAGGATCTTCAGGTCAACCAGGCGGTCCAGAACCGAATCAATGATCGATTCCGCACGGGGAGCGAGCCGTTCGATCCAGTACTGGGCGTTCCGTTGAACAGATTCGGCTGCGATTTCTTTCAGAATGGAGTCTAGAGCAGGTCTCCCCGTTTCTGTCTCGTCCACGAGTAACAGGGATTCCATGTCCGTGTCGATGCGCGATCTGAGTGAAAGCTCCGCGAGCACGGCACCGACCACGGCGCAGTTCAAATGCCAGCCGGGGACCTGGTGAAAGTAGCCAGTCTCCTCGTTGAGGAGCATCAGGATGAGCTCTTCGGTGAGACTTAGCGATTGGGTCGTCAAACCCTCGGTAGTATTAGCCATAGCCTCGGCCTCCTTGCATTACTTCAATACCATAAGGCACTTGCCCTTACTGTACTTATGGCAAATATAAATAAATACAAATATTTGGTCAAGGGAAGGCAAGTCTTATTCTCATTTGAAACAGTGGAACTGGTCTGCTACGTAGCTGAGACCGACCGCAGGTCGGAGAGATTGCTATCTCGTATTACTGCGCAGAGAAATCAGACGCAGATGGATGGTGTAAAGTGCGGGAACGATCATCATAAGTATGGCAGTGGTAATGAGAATGCCGAAACCGAGAGACGCGGCAAAGGGGATCAGGAACTGGGCTTGGATGGCACGTTCCAGAATAAGGGGAGTGAAGCCGAGGAACGTAGTCACGGAAGTGAGCATAATTGGGCGAAATCGCCCTTTTGCGCCCTCTATGATTGCAGTTTGCGCCGGCATGCCTTCCTCGAGTTCCTGATTGATGAAATCGATCATGACCAGGGAATCGTTCACGACCACCCCACTCAGGCCGAAGATACCCATGAAAGATACGGCACTCAGGGCTACTCCCAGGACCCAGTGACCCAGGATCACTCCGATGAACCCGAAGGGGATGACGGCCATGATGATGAACGGCTTTGTATAGGATCGGAGGGGGATGGCGAGCAGCGCGAAGATCAGGAGCATGGCAATCGCAAATCCGCGATACAGCGCATCCAGGGATTCGAGCTGCTGTTGTTGTTCCCCTCCGAAGCTGTATGTCAGGTCCGGGTGCAGGGCGGTCAGATTCGCGAGGATCGAATTGGCCAGGATGTCGTTGGCTTCGTCGCCTGAAATCACCGAAGCATCCACGTCCGCAGTGACCGTGACGACGCGCTGGCCGTCCTTCCGTCGAATGGCTGGCGGCGACATGCCCGAGTGCAGCGAGGCCACACTGATAACCGGGACCTCGGCACCACTCGGAGTACGGAGCAGGTACCCCTCGACATCGGTGATGGATTTTCGTTCACCGGAGGGCAGGCGCACATAGACCCGGACCTCTTCCCGGTCGCGCTGCACCCGAACGGCCTCTGTGCCGAAGAACGCCGCCCGTGCCTGCCCGGCCAGGTCGTGGAGTGTGATACCGAGGGTTCGCGCTTCCGGCCGCAGCTCCAGTTGAACCTCCGGGATGCCCGGGGAGTGGTCCGAACGTATGTCATAGACGCCTCCCACTCCACGGAGACCATCGACCACGGAGTCTGCAATCCGGGCAAGGCGCTCCGGGTCCGGATGCGACAACACGGCCTCCACCGGGTTGCCCAAGTCAAAGACCTCGCCGCTGAAGGTGATGCCGCGTACGTAGGGCAGCACACCCACCTCCTCCCGCCATGCCTGCACGACCTCTCCGGTGGAGATTTCTCTCTGTTGGGCGCCCAGGAGTTTGAACTCAATGGTGGCGATGTTGGCTTGCGGATTGAGGGTCGGCTCCGGATTGAGTCCGCCCCCGAGTCTCGAGCCCTGTCCGACGGTCACCGTTACGCCGGTCAGCAGCGGTGGCGCATCCCCGGGCCGGCCGCGCGAGAGTCGTTCGATGACCCGGTGGCCTGCGGCCTCCAGTTCCTGCGCCACTTCGTACGTCCTCGGAGCGGTCGCCCCATCGGGCATCTCCAGGACGACCGTCGCGATATCCCCCTCCACGTCAGCGGCCAGCGTGGTAGGAACGATCCCCGCGGGCAACAGGGAGATGCTCAGCACGAGCATTCCCACAGCCCCCGACATCGTCACCGCGGGCTGGTCGGTGGCGAACTGCAGGGCCCGATCCAGCGGGCCTTGGACGAACCTGTTCAGCAGCGCGTCAACGCGCCCCTGGAGCCGCGCGAAGAACCGGTCGAAGGCATTGGCCGGCACCCACTCCGGGCCGTGCAGGTGGGACAGGTGGTTGGGCAGCACGAACAGCGATTCGACCAGGGAAACCAGCAGCATGGCGATCATGATGATCGGCAGGGCCCGCCACACCTCACCGACGCCGCCGGGAATGAACAGCAACGGGACGAAGGCCACCACCGACGTCAGAACTGCGAACGTCAACGGCACCTTGATCCGCCGTACGCCGCGGATCGCGGCCGTGACCCCGGGTGTTCCCCGCTTGCGTTCGTAGTGGATGTACTCGGCTACGACGATGGCATCGTCGACGATGATTCCTATGGCGAGGACAAAGGAGAACAGGCTGATGGTGTTGATCGCCACGTCGAATGCCATCATGATGGCGAGGGCCCCGATTCCCGAAACGGCGAGGCCCACGGCGACCCAAAGCGCGAGCCGGATTTCGAGAAACAGGCTGAGTGCGATCAGCACCAGCAACAGGCCCAGGATCCCGTTCTTGAGGAGAAGATCGGCGCGTTCCTCATAGACCTGGGATTCGTCATTCCACATGGTGACGCCCACACCGTCCGGCAGGGAAGGGATCACTTCGTTTGCCAGGTGCTGTCGGACGGTCGTGGCGACATCCATCACTTGCTCACCATCGGCGCGGTAGATCTCCACGAATACCCCGGGATGGTTCTGGTGCCGGATGATCAGGTCGGCTTCCTGAAAACCGTCGCGAACCTCGGCGATATCTCCAAGGCGCAGGACCGTGCCGTCACGACCGCTGAGAAGGAGGATCTCCTCGAAGTCCTGTTGGTCGTAGTTCTGGCCGAGGGTGCGGACCCGCACCTGGGATTCCCGGGTATTGATACTGCCGGCAGATAAGTCCAGGGAACTGCGACGAATGGTGTTGGCTATGTCGGTGAGTGTGAGTCCGAGTGCTCTTAGCCGATGAAGCGGTACCTCGATAGAGATCTCGTATTTCCGAATACCACTGACTTCGACCTGGGACACGGAGGGAAGTGTTGTGAGTTCATCTTCGATCTGGTACGCCAATTCTTTCAGCGAGCGCTCAGGTACATCGCCATATACAATGAGCCGCATCATGCTCATGCGGTTGGTCATCTCCCTGAAACTGGGACGATCGGCACCGGCCGGGAAAGACTGTATGCGATTGACCGCAGACTCGATATCGTTCAGCGCCTGGACCATGTCCGTACCGAAATCCATTTGAATCCGTACGGATGCCATACCCGGGGCCGATACGGACTTGACCGCCTTCACGTCATCCACCCCGCTGACCTGGTCTTCGATCTTGACGACGATCGACTCCTCGATCTCCTCCGGTGTGGCGCCGGGATAGGCCATCGACACTTCGATATGGTAGAAAGGGGTGGTCGGCCACGCTTCCCGGTCGAGTCCGGTCAGCGACACCAGCCCGGCGGCGATAATAGCCCACATCAATAGATTGGCGGCTATACTGTTACCAGCCATATAAGCTATGGGACCACGCTGTTCCCGTGCGGAACCATCTTCCCGATTCATGGGGCACCTCCGATCCGCACCACCATGCCTTCAGTAGCGATCTGAATCCCGCCTATGACGACCGCCTGGCTGGCTTTCAGCGTGCCGGTTACGAACACCTTATCATCGGAACGCTGAAGGACGCGCACCGGGACGATGGTCAATAGTGTGTCATCGCGCACTGCCCAGACCTCGTTGCCCGGTCTGAGTGCTGATCGCCGCAGGATGAAGTACTGGTCTGGGATGATTCCCTCAATTCGCACTTCTGCGAATTTGCCCACGAGAAGGGGCGGGCCAGGATCTGCGCCTGCCCCTTCGACTGGGGTGCCGCTTGTAAAAGGATTCGGGACGCGTACGATGACGTTGATGGTGCGCGTCTGTTCGTCCAGGGATGCCTCTGCTCGATCTACATAGCCCTCCCAGGCATAGCTCCCGTCGCCGTATTCAGCTATGACACGAGCCTTGACCTGCCTATCTCCGTCGCCCGCTTCCAGCCTCCAAAGGCCGGGAATAAGGGCCGCATTGGCATCGGAGAGGGGAACTACCACCTCTACTGCGTCGGTCGCGTAAAGTCGCCCCACGCTCTGACCGGCTACCACGAACTGCCCCACATCTATCGATTCTGTCTGCACGACGCCTCTGAAAGGCGCGCGGACTTTTGTGCGTGCCAAAGCCAACTCGGCATCGGCGAGCACAGCACTATCTCTGGCCACCGAGGCGCGGGCTGCCTCGAGTTGAGGCTCCCACAGCGCAAGGGGATTGGCTTTGGCTATATCCGTTTGGTCACGTCTGAACTGCGCGTACTCAGCGCGTGCGATCTGGGCTTCTTCATTCGCCCGGAGGAGTGCGACATGCTGCGCGGCCACGTTGGCGCGGGCTTGCTGAACTCTGTTGCGGTAGTCGGCGTCATCAATGCGGAAGAGTATCTGCCCTTTTCGGACTCGTCCGCCACTCTGAAAGGCCGGATCTACCCAAACAACCTTACCATTGATTTCGGCAGCGACATCTATCTTTGCAACAGGTCGAACCGTCCCGGCCCCGTACACGGGAATTGCACCGGTGCCGACCACCGCGGAAGCCGTGACTGCGAATGGTGCCCGGGAAGTAAGAGGTCGGATTTCTGGCTCGGGTCTCAGCCAGACCATAAGGTAGGCAACAATCGTGGATATGAGAAGGATGGCACTGGCCAGGAGTAAGCTTTTTCCTCGGTTCATCTCTTTTCTCTTTCAGTTCAGGCTGATGGGAATCATCAGTCGCCCTGCGAGTAGAATCGGGATGGATCAGGTGATCCCGTGAACTACCATTTTCGTCGAGAATCCTGTCCAAAAATACGAATATCTCTCATAAAATACAAGCCGTTTGGCTTATTTTGTTCCTATTAGAGGCTGGGAAAACCAGTCCTCAGCCTCCGACTTTCCTAATCTTTCACCTTGCACACATGCCGCAAATAGGTTATAAATGGTATAGGCGTTTTTAGCATTGGAGGGTAGTGTGCGGGCATTGATTCAGCGGGTATGCAGGGCAACGGTTCGCGTTGAAGAACAGGTCGTTGGTCAAATTGACCGCGGTCTTTTGATTTTGCTGGGTATTAGCGATACCGATGGTCTTTCAGATATGGAATATGTTGCCGAGAAATGTGTAAATTTGAGAATTTTTGAAGACGATCAGGGCAAAATGAACAGATCCTTGCTCGACACAGGCGGGCAGGCGCTGGTAGTTTCGCAATTTACCCTGCACGCCGATACCCGCAAAGGTCGCCGCCCGAGTTTTAATCGGGCAGCTCCGCCAGATATTGCCAACTCCATATACGAGCAATTTGTCCAGCGCCTCCGCACCTTTGGCATTTACACTGAAACCGGCGTTTTTGGCGCATATATGCAGGTCGAAATTCACAACACTGGTCCCGTTACATTGATGATTGACTCAGAGATATGAAGAAACTGATTCTCGCTTCTGCCTCACCCAGGCGTGCGAGTTTATTGCGCTTGTTGGATATTCCGTTTGAGATCGCGCCGAGCAATGTCAATGAGGCTCTGGATACCATCTTGTCACCTGCCGAACACGTGCGGGAAATCGCACAGCGGAAAACAAAGGCGGTTGTCCATCGTTTTGACCACGCGCTCGTTTTGGGAGCCGATACAGTTGTGGTATTGGAAGATGCAATTTTCGGGAAACCGAATGACGCTAAACACGCCGAAGACATGCTGGCACGACTTTCGGGAAAAACCCATCAGGTCTATACAGGGTTGACTCTCACAGATACGGAAACCGGACTGACTCTCACAGAAGTTGCTACTACCTACGTCACCATGCGCGTGCTATCATCGGAGGATATCGCACGCTATGTCGCCACTGGGGATTCTATGGACAAAGCCGGTGCTTATGGCGCGCAGGGGCGTGCATCTGCATTTATTCAATCTATATCTGGTTGCTTCTACAATGTGGTGGGCTTGCCGCTTGCGTGCTTTTGGAGCCTTTATCATCGTCTGGTCGGGCAATCGCTTTGGACGATCATACCCGAAAATAGTGATGCGATAGACATTTAAAAATACAACGAAAAATACAACTATCCATGTCAGATCAAAAACAAGAAATTGCTGAGTTACTCAAAACGCAGCGCGAGAATCTGGGTCTGAGTATCGGCGATATTTACGAACACACGCGGATCAATCCCGAGTTTATCAAGGTGCTTGAAGCGGGCCAATTCGATTTATTGCCCGTAGCTTATGCGCGTTTATTTCTCAAAACTTATGCACAAGCACTCAATCTCAATGTTCGGGACATCCTTATTCTCTTTGATAGAAGCGTTGTACTGCCGCGTGAGCGGGCCACAGCACTACCCTCTCCAGAACGCGGGATAAATCGCAGCGCAATATTTATCTCGTTGCTCGCATTCGCGGTGATTGCAGTGGTGATCCTCTTTCTCAACTCGCGTGAAGAAGCACCGCTCACAGCCCCCCTCGATACAACCACACCACCTCTTCCAATACCAGATAGCACGGAATCAGTTATCTCAACCGAACAAATAAGCATTTCCGAAGAGGAGATGTCGCCTGGAATGCAGGATAGCGCGAGATCCGGACAGGAGATGCAACTGCGAGACAGCACACAGTCCGTTATGCCATCCCTATCGGAAAACCAGATGATGCCATCTGCCCAGACTACGGGTATTGTGGCAGAGACGCCAGCCTCTCAACCCGCACCTGTTGTGCTCAGCACATATAATTTGCCTATTCACGGCGTCATTGCCGAAGGAGAAATCATGATTCTTTCCGGCGTTGCAAGAGAAAACGCGCATCTATCCGTTACTGCTGATGACCGCGGGGTTTTTGCAGGAGTGCTTCCTGTAGGACGGCAGCAACGCTGGCTGGCACATGACCGCTTTCAAGTGGAGATACAACGAGCCAGCTCGATTTCGCTTTCACTGCAGGACCAGCCTCTCGAAGTTGTCAGCCCACCCGATCGCGGTCTTCGCCTGACTATTTTTCGCACCCTCATCAAAGTCGAAGAACTCGGCGACACGCCCTCTGGCCCACAGATAGGCCGATAGTTTTTATGGCGCACCCTTTCGCACAAATCGTTCCCCTGGGCACATCCCTCGATACATTTACCTACCGCATTCCCGACGATCTCCAGAACGATCTCCAAACGGGCTACCGCGTCCTTGTCCCTTTTGGAGAACGCTGGGTTACGGGTATTGTCGTCGGCTTTTGCGAAACGTGCGATCTGCCCTCCAATCGCGTCAAGACCATTGCCCAAATCCTGGATTCACATCCTCTTGTGACACCGTCGATGCTCGAATTGTGCAAGTGGATGGCCTGGTATTATCTGTGCAGTCTCTCGGAGGTCATCTCTGCGGCTCTTCCATCGGGTATTCACCTGGATAGTGGGCAGCATTTTGCCCTTGAAAAAAACTTTGACGACGCGATCAGTCGCCTGCTTTCGCCGCGTCAGCGCGAGGTCGTCACTGTATTGGGCGAACTCGGTTCGGCATCGATGCGACAACTTCAAAAACGACTTGGAAAACAGGGCGTACAGCCCGCGATATACGGCCTTTTGAGGCGGGGTGTTCTGGTCGCGTTTCAAAAGATGTCAGCACCTAAAGTAAAAACCAAGACCCAGCGTGCAGTGGCACTTGTGCCCGATGATTCGCGCTGGTTTGACCTGGAATTGCCCACACTGGAAAAACGCGCACCCCGCCAGGCGCAGTGTATTCGCCTTCTGCGTTCGGCAAATCGCCCCCTGTTGACCGCACAGCTGTCCGCAGAAGGGATTTCATCGGGCGTACTGAGAGAAATGGCCAAGCGCAATTTGATCTGTTTTATTAATCGCGAAGTAGTGCGCGACCCTTATGCCGACACCGATCTTCCTCCGCCAGAGGATGTAACGCTCACGCCCCATCAAGCGCGGGCTATCCAGGCGATTGGACAAAGCATTGATGAAAACGCCTTTCAGGTTCACCTTTTGCGCGGGGTGACGGGTAGCGGAAAAACACTGGTTTATATTCGGGCGGTTGCACACGCACTCGCATCGGGAAAAGGCGCGATTGTTCTGGTGCCGGAAATCACTCTGACGCCGCAGACCGTCCGTCGCTTTCGCGCCCATTTTGGCGATCGCGTCGCGGTTTTGCACAGTGCATTGTCCCCTGGTGAACGCTACGATGCCTGGCGCGAGGTTCGCAGGGGAAAACGCGCCGTTGTTATTGGTGCGCGCTCAGCTATTTTTGCACCTGTCGAAAATCTGGGCCTTATCATCATCGACGAAGAACACGATGGTTCTTACAAACAAGACGATCCCGCACCTCGTTACAATGCGCGGGATGTCGCTGTGATGCGCGCCCATCTGCAAAATCTGCCCATTGTTCTGGGCTCGGCAACCCCTTCTCTCGAGTCGCATCACAATGCACAGACGGGAAAATTCAGCACTTTAATATTGCCAGAGCGCATCGACAATCGTCCATTGCCCACTGTCACACTCGTGGATATGCGGCACGAAGGTGGCAGTTTGTTTTCTCGCCCGCTTCGGGAAAAGATGCGCGAACGCATTGAAAAGGGCGAACGCACCATTTTGCTTCAAAACCGGCGCGGGTACGCGCCTGCGGTTCAATGCGCCGACTGTGGGGAAAGTTTCCAGTGCGATCACTGTCAGGTTACCCTGACTTATCACGCGACCCGACGCCTGATGCTCTGTCATTATTGCGGTTATATTGAGCCATCCCCCTCGGCGTGTCCGTCGTGTAACAGCAGCAATTTTCATTTGCTGGGCGTGGGGACACAGCGCGTTGAAGAGACCCTCGAAGCGCAATTTCCCGGTGTGCGCGTTTTGCGAATGGATGTGGATACCACGCGCCGCAAGGGCGCGCATGACCGCATACTCAGTCGCTTTTCCCGAGGCGAGGCCGATATTTTGCTCGGTACGCAGATGATCGCCAAGGGGCTCGATTTTCCCGGTGTGACACTCGTCGGCGTTATTTCTGCGGATACGAGTATCCATTTGCCGGATTTTCGCGCCAGCGAACGCACATTCCAATTGCTGACTCAGGTCAGTGGGCGCGCCGGACGAGGCGAGATTCCGGGGGAAGTCGTTATTCAAACTTATATGCCCGATGGCGAGGCCGTGCAATGCGCACAGTGCCACGATTTTGAAGCTTTTGCACAGCGCGAACTCAGTGCGCGTCAAAGTCTGGGTTACCCGCCCTTTGGACGCGTGGTGCTTTTGCTCTTTAAGGGCAAAGATGAACACGAAGTCGCACGCGCGGCTGGCATAATCGCTCAGGCTTTGCGCGAACAAACACCCCCCGATGTTGAAATTCTGGGTCCTGTACAGGCTCCTCTCGCACGTATCCAGAGCACCTATCGCTGGCAGGTTTTGCTCAAGTCCGATTCGCACAGCCATCTCAATGCCGCCGCCCGCAATGCCGCCGCGCAATTTGCTCCTAATAAACGCCGATCTCGCGGTGTGACTCTGGCGATCAATGTCGATCCGATGTCGATGCTTTGAGCGGTGAATTATGTTCTCTCGAATCAAATCTCTCGCGCAACACACGGCGGTCTATGGCATGGGCGACCTGCTCGGTCGCGCAGTGTCCATTTTGCTCGTGCCCATCTATGCCAGACATCTCACGCCTGCGGATAATGGCATTTTGTCTCTGGCATTTGCATTTATCGGATTTAGCGCGGTTTTTTATTCCCTCGGTCTCAATCCCGCGCTGATCCGTCTCTTATCTGGCAAGACCGATCTCGGCAAACATCGCGCCGCATTTAGCTCCGCATTTTGGGCACTGTTCGCCACAGGTGTTATTCTGTCGAGTCTGGTCTGGACCAATGCCGGGAGTCTCGCGCATCATCTTTTGGGCAGTTCGGATTATAGTGCGATTTTCGAACTTATTGCCGCCGTTGTCCTTTTGGACGCGCTGTCAGAACCCCTTTTCACACTTTGTCGCGCTCGTCAGAGATCCTTTCACTATGCGATTGTGCGGGTGATTCAACACTCGCTACAACTCGGTCTTACCGCTTATTTTATCGCAATTCTCGGACAGGGGCCAATCGCAGTTTTTGAAGCCAATCTCATCAGTTCTCTCTTTGCACTTATTGTCATGTTTCCCATTGGCCTGCGGTTAATTCGTCCCACTTTTGATATGCGTGCGTTGCGCGAACTTCTGCGTTTTGGCCTGCCCTTTGTACCCTCAGCTTTTTCCTTTCTTATCATTAGTCTGTCTGATCGCTTTTTGATCCGATTTTTTTTGGATCTCGACGATCTGGGTATTTACGGTATTACCTATAAACTCGGTCTGCCCATCTTTTTTGTGGTTAAAGCGTTTCGCTCGGCCTGGGCACCTGCCGTGCTCGACGAAACCGAAGATGAAAATACAGAGGAAGATACGCGGCAGATGTGTGCGCGTGTCACTACGTATTTCACGCTGTTCGGCATTTTGGGCTGTCTGATTTTAGCCACTTTTGCACGCGAAATTATTGTTCTGATTGCCGGTGACAATGCGGAGACTTATCTCGAAGGCATACGGGTTGTGCCCCTGGTGGGGCTGGCATTTTTCTTTCACGGTCTTTATATCATTCTCACCGCGGGTGTATATGCCGAAGGTCGCGCGGGATCCCTGCCGTTTATTGTGGGAACGGGTGCGTGTGTGAATATCGCTATCAATATTTTTCTTTTGCCCAAAATTGGATTTATTGCCGCTGCTTATAGTACGCTTATCGCGCATGTTTTGATGGCGGTTTTGCTTTTTCTAATTGTGCGTCGGTTTTATCCGGTTCCCTACGAGTACGGACGTTTAGGGAAAATATGTGTTGCGGGGGCGGTGGTTTTTGTCGTTTTATCACCTCATCTCCACGATACGTCAATAGAGGGTGTTATTGCGCGTGTAATTTTTGTTGCGGGATATCCCCTCATTTTGTGGGGATGGCGTTTTTTTATGCCCTAACAAACCGTTGACTTTGGTCTGCAATTCTGTATATTGATTTTTGACAAGGGTCTGCGTGACTGGCGAATGAACGTGGAATTGACCACGGGGAAGCGCAGTGCTCTTTATCCGATAGCCGATCGCCTGGGCTTATGAAAATTTACACACAGCCCGGGCTATTTTTGTAT
It encodes the following:
- a CDS encoding oligosaccharide flippase family protein — its product is MFSRIKSLAQHTAVYGMGDLLGRAVSILLVPIYARHLTPADNGILSLAFAFIGFSAVFYSLGLNPALIRLLSGKTDLGKHRAAFSSAFWALFATGVILSSLVWTNAGSLAHHLLGSSDYSAIFELIAAVVLLDALSEPLFTLCRARQRSFHYAIVRVIQHSLQLGLTAYFIAILGQGPIAVFEANLISSLFALIVMFPIGLRLIRPTFDMRALRELLRFGLPFVPSAFSFLIISLSDRFLIRFFLDLDDLGIYGITYKLGLPIFFVVKAFRSAWAPAVLDETEDENTEEDTRQMCARVTTYFTLFGILGCLILATFAREIIVLIAGDNAETYLEGIRVVPLVGLAFFFHGLYIILTAGVYAEGRAGSLPFIVGTGACVNIAINIFLLPKIGFIAAAYSTLIAHVLMAVLLFLIVRRFYPVPYEYGRLGKICVAGAVVFVVLSPHLHDTSIEGVIARVIFVAGYPLILWGWRFFMP